The Zerene cesonia ecotype Mississippi chromosome 9, Zerene_cesonia_1.1, whole genome shotgun sequence DNA window AACACCAGTTGGTGGATCCTCTTGAAGGCtgaaaaatagaaattcaTTATTTGAGACCCAATATGTACAATTcgtaataaactttatattccATGATCTTGTGGCAATTGATGTCTTAAACGTTTTAATGAGGTCATAATTCTTTTGTTACGAAAACAAGCAATTCTACATAAACTGTTCATTTGATTTGGTTTTTAATATCTGAATCATAAATGCAATAGTAGGTGACGCATTATTCTGTTTATAGCACAAACGTtacatgcaaaaataaaaagattaatatcaaaatcgattcCCTAGTGCATGAATATGTAGaacaaaatagaaaatcaATGAATGTggcacataaaatttttaaaaataaaaaatagctatATACTTTaagcaaacaaattataaatgaaagtattactttaaaatacaacaaaccGTTTAAAATCTCTCATAAGACGTCGTCTGGCAGGAGTTGACATTTTGatttcacaaaattatatcaCTTCACAATGAAGCAAAACAGTTTATTCTAATCAGTCTAGATTTATAGTACTTCATGCGATTGATGTCTCACtatatgtttatgttaaaGCTACGTCTTTGTTGTATGATAGTAGCGATTTTTCTAGTCTCCACTAAAGAAAAGGTTGTCAGTATGACCATGAATTCAGCAAAAAAAATGAGCCATGATCACTGCGATGCAAAAACGTCACTAGCGCCTTGATAAATTGctagttgtaaaaaatatgattcatAGACCATTCCACAGCTcttctatatattttgattctaCTATGATCAAAGACGTAAGACTACTCCTACAGGCAAACCAAAAGCATTCTTGTATAGAGGTCTCCCGTTGGTCACTACTAGGTCCTTGTCTGATATCTTGCCAACTTAactaataattgatatttgtataaatgaaaaatttaaattttttcttctgTTTTACCAAAAGGAACGACTCACAAACTATGAGacgtatttgaatatttctatagaattttaaatttaaaagaactgCGTtgcgtttttaaaataattcataaataatttatactatagtAATAATAGTACTAAAATGTTTGGGCATGGTAACACTATTCAATTTTTTGGATTCGGTGTTTGGGTGATTACCGCGTTGTAAATTGCAAATTGCGATTGtgcaaatttttaacattaaaccagttctaaaaagaaaaaaaaaaatatttttcaagcaATTTGTCGCTTAAATAACAACGACAGATCAATCAATAAATgaccaaagagtagtataaaatatgagaTGACAATTGACAGACAATGACATTGACTTATAtggtgttttattatttatttatttataattgtaatttgtaaacgTTAATTCTTGGAtccgaaaaaaaataatattacaatgaacgagaatacaaaaaaactattttttaataaatcaacggtttgttttacatttttatttctgattgtatcattaaaatataatcatcaacctatataatttgtttccaCTTTAGTGACACACGCCTTCTATAAGCCCATAATGTTTTGACTTTAATTTACAGTTATTCAGTTTAAAAGCagaactattaaaaaaacaagagGAGGTAcgagaaaaaaaatacctaccACAACATCGTTTAGAGAATTTTAAGCCTTCAATAAAGGCATCTGATAATAGCAAGCAAGAAGgtcataaagaaaaaaagtcaCTTAAAGATAACCTTGTAGCCAAAAATATTGATGACGCAGAGGCATACCGAAAGTCaaagtaagttttaaataattaaaacattgatgACATGATGAGATCTCTACACAATAAATTCTTATCCTTTATTCGAAACTGTCTGCTTGACTTCTCGAGGTCTTTAATTGATGATATATCACATCATTTATCCCCTTTTTTTggttataatgttaattataatatttaattgttggttaatatttaaaaataaattaaattggtaaacaatttatattttcagggCTGCATTGGAAAAGAAAGCTCAATTATATGAACATCTAGCAGATAGTGCTGGAAACTCACAATTAGCTGATCGCTTTTTAGTtgatttcaaagaaaaaaaacaacaagatATTACTAAAAGAGAGAGTTGTGATACAAAATCCAATCCAATTGTAGAGTCTGACACAGAAGTTTATAACGAAGATGATGATGGCGATTGGTATGATTACTTTTGTGATATTCTTTGATGAAGTGTTTACTTATCATCAACAGTTGTTCAtgctttatacaaatttttaattaaattaataagaccATTATAACATTTGCAGGGTGGAATATGTAGACTGCTTAGGCAGGACAAGAAAATGTCACAAGTCCGATTTAGATCTGTATAAGAAAAGGGATGAAGAACTAATTAAGTTACTGCCTAACAATGAAGATGAAGCAGATGCTGAACAATCagtaagtttttatatgatgTGTTCTTGAAAgaactgaattttttttttgtaacgaAATCATCAGAATAGGAgtcattatgtttattatcaaTAGTATGTATAGTACACTAGTATTTCTTCATCACTTGTGCTGTTAAACATTGTAAATACTGAGATAAATTTCTTAATGAATTGATCTTATGTATAGGATATGGCATAATTTTTAAGGGACATGTTTAAAAAACTGTTTGAAAACCAAATACAGTCAATGTAGTATCTTGTTCTATTATAtagagttttattaaatacagtttaatttagtaaataataatgtatagacATAAAACTATGTTTAATTCAACACAAAACAAAGTTAAATACAGCAGcctaaatgcaatatttttactgATGCTGCGTTTTAAATGGCCCATAGTCAATATTTTCATCATgacattgttttatagaatCCTTTCttactatatctatatttttatgaagtaaaatatattgtaagaattgttattttcttgGGTCTTAATATTAGGGTTCTTCAGCCAGActgctgaaaaaaaaaaagattttaaagcaATGCATAATCATACAAGCAAAGTGAACATAACCTAATCCcctcaaaaaattattataaattattaaatatgcttATGAGATCATAAGTCTACAGCTAAGGAAATGAAATAGCTTTCTAAGttgaaatacattatttgggataaaatttataattaaatgtgtaaaaatgtaagtattttaCATTGCACAGGCCACACAAAAATCAGAAAAGCCATTTTTAGTCCAAAAAACAAATGACTATCTTCAATCATTAAGAGAAAAATGggaacaaaaagaaaaagagcTGTTGGCTAAAGACAATGACATTCATTACCAAGATCTTTTGTTTGATGGTAAGTTTGAATTTTAGtccattatgaaataattcattaattctgTGTgtggttaggttaggttaggttagtagAAGGTAGTTTATCATATTACTGTGAATCATTGCTAAtaactattacaaaaaatgcatACATGGAActaagcttttattttttgtagttaAGTTAATGggtaaaacatttttcctACAGGCATGGGGGGGAACACATATTCATATTCTCTGCTTTATAGACATTTCattccaatataatatttttcgacattcaatttacaaaaaaattacagaggCAAGAATGCATGGTGTTGGTTATTATTCATTCAGCACGGATGAAGCTGAGCGTAGAAAGCAAATGGAGGAACTGATCAAGAAGCGAGATGAAACCCTAAAAGCCCAAAAGCAAGCTGAGGAAATGAGGAAGAAGCGTGATGAATTGGTTGCAGCTAGGGTTGCTGCAGCTCGGGCTAGACAGAGAATGAGAGCTGGCTTACCACCTGATGATCCTGAAGGTGAGACAAGTACATGGAATTATACCAGCTTtcccaaattaaaaaaaaaggtttttgtcatttatatgtttaataattcatatttattattacagaaaAGAAAAACGAATTCACAAAGTGCCTTCTCGAATTCTTAAACGAAAAGAAGAATGAAGCAGAAAACAAAGCGAAGGAGGAAGAGAAAAGATTGCGAGAGGAACGTGAAAAAGAAAGGCAAAAGCAGAGGGATGCATATATCCGCGAATGGGACTTGGGCAAAGATGGCGTTGAGGATAAAGTGaagaaatttaaagaaatgtcGCAAGAGGAATATGTGGAACAACAAAGAGCGAAACGAATAGATGAGTTTGCACCACCTGATACATCTAAAGTTTCTCATAAGTCGGAATATACATTTGATAACCAAGGGAGTAAACTGGATTCAAAACAAAAGAAGACGTGGTCAGATGTCAGGCCTGCTACACCGCCCCCGCCTAATATCGGTGATGTTAGTAACATAGAACAGAAGGGTCTTTATTTCACGACAAAGAAACccgaaaaaattgttaaatataaaaacttcataaaaGCACCAGAAGTATTTCCTATACATAATGAATTAAGTGACGAAGAGGACCAGTCAAATAAAAAGAGGCTCGAGAAAAGAAAGCATGAATCAAATCACGCTGAAATAGCACCACCGCCCACTTACGAGTATTATGGGCCTGTTCCCAAAAACGCTAAATCGAAAGCTCCCTTCCATTCGGACATAAGGGAATCGTTTGCACAGGGTGCAAAAAGTTTGGAAGCTAAGCCAAGTAGTATACATTTATCGAAACATTATGACTTTACATTTGAGTAGAATGTGActgtagttttataatttaaaataaaacaagaatataatacaatttacattttattgcacAAATACTATATCTACCAAATCgcaatatgatataaatcgccttttttcctatttttacctatactaatatcacaacacaatgctttataaatggaaCAAAAGGTGAGATCATTCATCACTACAAAGAATACTAGCTTGTGAAATGAAATACGAAATTTTAATCTGCCACTTAAAATGCAGTctcttaaaaaaagtttaaaactgcaataagtaaatatgtacttaatttGAATCTTTCGGAACCGCTTTTTTGGTTCGCTTTTTCAGTTGTTATTTCTATTCCTTCCGTTGTTGTTACGGTTGAATCTTCAGATAATGTAGTCGGAAAATTTTGCTTGTCCTTCACAGTGTTTGGTTTGACACTTTCCTGAAGTGCTTCTGCAGTGGGTAATTCTTCACTAGGCTTTATTAAATTGTCCGGCAACGGGTTATCAACCTTATTTaattctgttatttttatcgtaGACTCCAATGTCATTGGCGTTGTTtctatatgattattattatctgaATTCTCAGATATTTCGTCATTTATTTGAAGTGTTGTTTTCtcagtttcatttttatcgttaggatcattattattttctagatTCTGTGACGTCACTGGTTCTTCCGAGTCATTTTCAACCAGTGATTCCCTTTCTTCTGAAACGttgacaatttttatatgtgttacAAAATTcttctcatttatattatctctATTAGTTTCGTTTTGTTTGATTTCTATAGCACTTAAACTCGGATAAGAGCTGTGcatattttcttcaatttcAATGGGTGTCTCAAAAGATTCACTGATGCTCTTCCTGGTTCGCTTTTTGACTTGTTTTTGGGTTTTCTCTATAAGTTCTGCAAATGCCTTATCTTCACGATCGGAGTTTTGCCCATTGCAAAGATCTCCTTTGCAAGGGCATGTCATTTTCCAAGTTTTTGTAGAATTGCAAAAATCCACATAACATTCatcttgataaatttttacgcAGTATCTCGATTCTACGTAAGctgaaatgaaatgtaaataatttagttatatgaaatatatagagcataattttcattatattttgataggtGTGCTTCTGGTAAAATTTAACTAATGATTaacttgattaatttattttacatgcaacttttgtaattttgttaatttatactataaaattataaagcataaGAGTActtctgtttgtttgaacacactaatctcaggaactactggtccgatttgaaaattctttcagtgttacatagcccatttattgaggaaggctataggctatatatgtactacaagcaaagccggggcggactgctagtatattataaaacaagtaACTAACTACCAAAGTgtgatgaaaaattaaacatatcatTATGTTGTACAATATGTTATATCAAAATGTAAGTCTAGGTCTATATAGCATACTctctatatacatttttatgttgttttgtatttaataaattactggCCAAATTTTGAAGAAATCCTTCCTACCGTTATCTATAATAACACGCATAAACACAACTGTGCCAGATCGGAATTAttagtaagtattttttacaattcctacatttaatatttaggtatttgtatattaatgttaacgaaagataaagataattataaacttattattaatatctataacttattaataaataaaaataaaacatcatccGTTAGGCTCTTTTGTATATGACAACAAATACATCGTATAGTAATATAACTgctatttcctttatttcgcGTAAAATTTCGTTTGTGCTTTTAATTACGTGGTGCTGTCGCAACAACTGCGCAGTGCAGGAGGCC harbors:
- the LOC119829049 gene encoding coiled-coil domain-containing protein 174 encodes the protein MNENTKKLFFNKSTLFSLKAELLKKQEEVREKKYLPQHRLENFKPSIKASDNSKQEGHKEKKSLKDNLVAKNIDDAEAYRKSKAALEKKAQLYEHLADSAGNSQLADRFLVDFKEKKQQDITKRESCDTKSNPIVESDTEVYNEDDDGDWVEYVDCLGRTRKCHKSDLDLYKKRDEELIKLLPNNEDEADAEQSATQKSEKPFLVQKTNDYLQSLREKWEQKEKELLAKDNDIHYQDLLFDEARMHGVGYYSFSTDEAERRKQMEELIKKRDETLKAQKQAEEMRKKRDELVAARVAAARARQRMRAGLPPDDPEEKKNEFTKCLLEFLNEKKNEAENKAKEEEKRLREEREKERQKQRDAYIREWDLGKDGVEDKVKKFKEMSQEEYVEQQRAKRIDEFAPPDTSKVSHKSEYTFDNQGSKLDSKQKKTWSDVRPATPPPPNIGDVSNIEQKGLYFTTKKPEKIVKYKNFIKAPEVFPIHNELSDEEDQSNKKRLEKRKHESNHAEIAPPPTYEYYGPVPKNAKSKAPFHSDIRESFAQGAKSLEAKPSSIHLSKHYDFTFE
- the LOC119829050 gene encoding hybrid signal transduction histidine kinase L-like, with the translated sequence MAGTKFYGSTSTFLLSVAAFISLSVYIHADDSRQCYWCGPLAEQVHRSRRAPPCDAPKAHVTSCDPGLLHCAVVATAPPYVESRYCVKIYQDECYVDFCNSTKTWKMTCPCKGDLCNGQNSDREDKAFAELIEKTQKQVKKRTRKSISESFETPIEIEENMHSSYPSLSAIEIKQNETNRDNINEKNFVTHIKIVNVSEERESLVENDSEEPVTSQNLENNNDPNDKNETEKTTLQINDEISENSDNNNHIETTPMTLESTIKITELNKVDNPLPDNLIKPSEELPTAEALQESVKPNTVKDKQNFPTTLSEDSTVTTTEGIEITTEKANQKSGSERFKLSTYLLIAVLNFF